CCGTGGGGCTGGTGCCCGTCTTCTTGGCCCTGGCCGGAGGGCGCTCCCCCAAGGAGCAGGCCCGCATCGCCAGGAAGGCGGTCCTGGTGGCCGGGGGGCTCCTCACCTTTTTCTTCTTCTTCGGGCGGGAGCTCCTCGCCTACCTGGGCATCAGCCTGGATGCCCTGCGGGTGGCCGGGGGCATCCTCCTCTTCCGCATCGCCACGGAGATGGTTTTCGCCCACCACGAACGGGAAACGGAGGAGGAGGCCAAGGAGGCCCTGGAGCGGGCGGACATCTCCGTCTTCCCCCTGGCCATCCCCCTGATCGCCGGGCCCGGGGCCCTGGCCAGCGTCTTGGTCCTGGGGGCGGAGGCGGGACGGGTGCCCCTTGGGGTGGGCATCGTCCTCCTCACCGCCTTCTTGGTCCTGGCCCTGGCCTACCTCTTTTTGAAGGCGGCGGTGGCCGTGCGCCGGGCCTTGGGGCGCACCGGGGTTAACGTGGTGACCCGGGTCCTAGGGGTCCTCCTCGCCGCCCTGGCCGTACAGTACGTGGCCAGCGGGGTCAAGGGCCTCCTTGGCTGAGGAGGAGCCGGGCGTGGGCGAGGGCGGCCTCCGTGTACTGGCCGGAGAGGAGGCGGGCAAGCTCCTTCACCCGTTCCTCTCCCTCTAAGACCTCCACCCGAACCTCCTCGCCTACCCTGGCCACCCGCAGGTGGCGGTGGGCCTTGGCGGCGATCTGGGGCAGGTGGGTGACCACGAGGACCTGCCGGGTTTCCCCGAGGCGGGCCAGGCGTTCCGCCACCTTCCAGGCGGTTTCCCCCCCGAGCCCCGTGTCCACCTCGTCAAAGACCACCGTGGGGGCCTCGGCCCCGGTCAAGAGGGCCAGGGCCAGGGCGAGGCGGGAAAGCTCCCCGCCGCTGGCCGCTCCCAGGGGGGCGGGGGGAAGGTGGGGGTTGGCGGAGAAGCGGAAGGCCACCTCCTGGAGGCCAAAGGGGCCGGGTTCGGGTAGGGGCCTGAGGTCCACGAGGAAGCGGGCCTTGGGGAAGCCCAGCTCTCCGAGCTCCCGCACCATCCCCGCCGCAAGCTCCCGGGCGGCCCTCTCCCGGGCCTCTCCCAGGGCCTCGCCCGCCCGCAGGAGGGCCTCCTGGACTTCCTGGAGCTCCTTCTCCAGCGCCTCGAGGCGCGCCTCCCCCCCTTCCAGCCTGGCCAGCTCCTCCCGGGCCCTTTCCCCGAAGGCCTGCACCTCCTCGAGGGTGGGGCCGTACTTGCGCTTCAGGCGCTCCAGTAGGGAGAGCCTTTCCTCCAGCTCGGCGAGGCGTCTCGGGTCGCCCTCCAGGCCCTCGAGGTAGTCGGCAAGCTCCCGGGCCACGGCCCGGACCCCCTGGAGGGCGGCCTCGAGGTCCTGGGCCAGGGCCTCCAGGGCCCGGTCAAACCGCCCCCCCGCCCTGAGCTCCCGGAAGGCCAGGTCCAGCCGGTCCAGGGCCTCCTCCTCCAAAAGGGTATAGGCGCGCCCCGCCCGCTCCCGAAGGGCCTCTAGGTGGCGGAGCCGCTTGGCCTCCTCTTCCAGCGCAAGGTCTTCCCCTACCCTCAGCCGAGCCTCGGCGATCTCCTGGATCTGGAAGCGGAGGAGGTCCTCCCGTGCCCGCTTCTCCCTAAGGGCCCCCTCCAGGGTCCGCCTTTCCTCCAGGAGGGCCTGGCGGCGGGCGTAAAGCCCCTGGTAGCGGGAAAGAAGGGCAGGGTCTAGGAGGGCGTCCAGGAGCTCCCGTTGCCTCCTGGGGGAGAGGAGGGCCAGGGCGCCGTGCTGAGCGTGGAGGGAAAGCCGCCTTTCCGCCTCTTCCTGGAGTTCCTTTAGGCTCACCACCTCCCCGTCAATGCGCGGGGTGGAGCGGCTGCCCACCCTGCGGGAGAGGACCCGGGGCTCCTCCCCGAGGAAGAAGGCGGTGACGAGGAGGCTGTCCCCAAAGGGGCCTACCATCCCTTCGGCCTTTTCCCCCAGGAGGAGGGCCAGGGCATCCACGAGAAGGCTTTTCCCCGCCCCCGTTTCCCCGGTGAGGACGTTGAGGCCGGGGGCGAGCTCCAGGGTGGCCTCGCGGATGGCGGCGAGGTTGTGCACCTCGAGGCGCTGGAGCATCCTTTCCATTTTAGGGGTCCTCCGGGGCAGACCTAGAGGCCCCAGATCTCCCCCGGGGCGAGCTCCACCAGGTTGCCCGCAGGGTCTTGGGTGTAGAGGCTCTTGCCCCGAGGCCAGCTTGCCCACCGGACGGGATACCCTGCCGCCCGGAGCCTTTCCGCCCAGAGGGGAAGATCCTCCGCCTTCACCCGGAAGGCCACGTGGACGCTTCCCCTGGCCCCGTGGGGGGGGAGGTGCTCGTCCCTTTCCGTGAGGCTTGGGTTGAAGACCAGGAAGACCCCCCTCCCGGCGCGGAAGAAGGCATGCCGGGGAGGGTGGAACTGGAAGCAGGGAAGGCCCAAAACCCCCTCATAGAAGGCCCGGGCCTGTTCCAAGTCCTCCGCGTAGACGGAAGTCTCCAGGACCTCCACTTACTTGAGCCGGGCGATGAGGTCGGCCACGGGGATGGCCTCGAGGGTGGTGGTCTTCACGCTTCCCCGGGAGGCCAGGTGGAGCATGGCCCGGGCCACGCTGGCGGCGTCCTCGGCTTCCACGATGTTCACGAAGTCATAGGGGCCCAGCACGGCGTACTGGGCCACCACCTTGACCCCGAAGTCCCGCTCCAGCTCCCCGTTCACCTCCTTGATGCGCTCGGGGTTTTTCACCAGGGTCTCGGCGCCGTCGTCCGTAAGGGTGCTTAGTACAATAAAGGTAGGCATCCCTCCTCCTTTCCTTTAGTCTATCCCTCCTCGCCCTCGAGGACCACCCCGCTCCTCCACGGGCAGGCTCCCTTCCAGGCAGGGAAGGGGTACCTCCCCTTCGGCCGCTACTTGGTAAAGAAGGTCACCTTCTCCCTTCCAGTAGAGCTCCACCTGTCTTTCCCGGGCGCTCACCCGGAGGGAGGGGAGGGCGAGGTAGCGCCAGAGCTTCTCCCTGCGGTCCACCCCCTCCGTGGTCCGGGAGAGGACCTCCACCACCAGGCAAGGCGCCTCCTCGTGAAAGGGGTTTTCCGGGGGCGGGGGGCAGACCGCCCTCAGGCCCGGGTAGTAAAAGGTGGCTTCCCCGACCCTTAGCTTCATGTCCGCCACGTAGAGGCGGCACCCCTCAGGGGGGAGAGGAGATGGTGGAGGTTGCCCACGAGGAGGTTGTGGGCCCGGCCCGCCCCGGCCATGGCGTAGGCCACCCCCTCCACGAGCTCGCGCTTTTGAGGGTAGGCGGCCTCCTCCTTCAGGTACTCCTCCGGGGAAAGCCGCTTAAGCCTCGCAGGCTCGCCCATTACTCCCACTCTATCGTGGCCGGGGGCTTGGAGGTGATGTCGTAGACCACCCGGCCGATCTCGGGCACCCGCCTTGTGATGCGCCGGGCCGCCTCATCCAAGAACTCCAGGGGAAGCCTCGCCCAGTCGGCGGTCATGAAGTCCTCGGTGGTGACGGCCCTTAGGGCCAGGACGTGGCCATAACGCCGTTCGTCCCCGGCGACCCCCACGCTCCTTAGAGGCGTGAGGACGGCCAGGGCCTGGGCCACCTTCTCGTAGAGGCCCCACTCCTTAAGGAGGCTTACGAAGAGGTCGTCCGCCCGCCTTAGGATTTCCAGGCGCTCCTCCGTCACCTCCCCCAGGATGCGCACGGCCAGGCCAGGACCGGGGAAGGGGTGGCGGAGGCGGATGGTGTCGGGA
Above is a genomic segment from Thermus islandicus DSM 21543 containing:
- a CDS encoding glutamine synthetase/cystathionine beta-lyase binding protein — encoded protein: MPTFIVLSTLTDDGAETLVKNPERIKEVNGELERDFGVKVVAQYAVLGPYDFVNIVEAEDAASVARAMLHLASRGSVKTTTLEAIPVADLIARLK
- a CDS encoding DNA repair protein RecN — encoded protein: MLQRLEVHNLAAIREATLELAPGLNVLTGETGAGKSLLVDALALLLGEKAEGMVGPFGDSLLVTAFFLGEEPRVLSRRVGSRSTPRIDGEVVSLKELQEEAERRLSLHAQHGALALLSPRRQRELLDALLDPALLSRYQGLYARRQALLEERRTLEGALREKRAREDLLRFQIQEIAEARLRVGEDLALEEEAKRLRHLEALRERAGRAYTLLEEEALDRLDLAFRELRAGGRFDRALEALAQDLEAALQGVRAVARELADYLEGLEGDPRRLAELEERLSLLERLKRKYGPTLEEVQAFGERAREELARLEGGEARLEALEKELQEVQEALLRAGEALGEARERAARELAAGMVRELGELGFPKARFLVDLRPLPEPGPFGLQEVAFRFSANPHLPPAPLGAASGGELSRLALALALLTGAEAPTVVFDEVDTGLGGETAWKVAERLARLGETRQVLVVTHLPQIAAKAHRHLRVARVGEEVRVEVLEGEERVKELARLLSGQYTEAALAHARLLLSQGGP
- a CDS encoding MarC family protein, which produces MVEFFLKSFLTLFVVMDPVGLVPVFLALAGGRSPKEQARIARKAVLVAGGLLTFFFFFGRELLAYLGISLDALRVAGGILLFRIATEMVFAHHERETEEEAKEALERADISVFPLAIPLIAGPGALASVLVLGAEAGRVPLGVGIVLLTAFLVLALAYLFLKAAVAVRRALGRTGVNVVTRVLGVLLAALAVQYVASGVKGLLG
- a CDS encoding VOC family protein, yielding MEVLETSVYAEDLEQARAFYEGVLGLPCFQFHPPRHAFFRAGRGVFLVFNPSLTERDEHLPPHGARGSVHVAFRVKAEDLPLWAERLRAAGYPVRWASWPRGKSLYTQDPAGNLVELAPGEIWGL